A stretch of Geomonas oryzisoli DNA encodes these proteins:
- the nhaA gene encoding Na+/H+ antiporter NhaA, producing MTIERGKRKLAGLFAEFLESEMSSGVVLFLATVVAITLANSPLADAYGRLWHAEFLGHTLQHWINDGLMAVFFLLIGLEIERELYVGELTDHKKALLPIVAAVGGMAVPAVIHFLLNHGTATAKGAGIPTATDIAFAIGILSFLKKRIPSTLKVFLVALAIIDDLGAIVVIALFYAAGLSIPHLVAALAVFALLLALNRFGLSRLSIFLPVGLLMWYLMLQSGVHATIAGVLLAFAVPFRSGDGASPSYRLQHFLHKPVGFVIMPLFALANTGLRLPERWLDSVVTANSLGIMMGLLIGKPLGIWLFSYLAVRWKLSALPAGVRWRHVVGAGMLGGIGFTMSIFITTLAFEDDQLLIGSKLSILVASVLAGGTGYLILRNGTGARVR from the coding sequence ATGACCATTGAAAGAGGCAAAAGAAAGCTTGCCGGGCTGTTCGCCGAGTTCCTGGAGAGCGAGATGTCCTCGGGGGTGGTCCTGTTCCTGGCCACGGTTGTCGCCATCACTTTGGCGAACTCTCCCTTGGCCGACGCCTATGGCCGTCTTTGGCATGCCGAATTCCTTGGGCATACCTTGCAGCACTGGATCAACGATGGGCTGATGGCCGTCTTCTTCCTTTTGATCGGGCTCGAGATAGAACGGGAACTGTACGTCGGGGAGCTTACCGACCACAAAAAGGCCTTGCTTCCCATAGTGGCGGCAGTTGGGGGCATGGCGGTCCCCGCTGTGATCCACTTCCTCCTCAATCACGGCACCGCGACTGCAAAGGGGGCCGGTATCCCTACCGCGACCGACATCGCCTTCGCCATAGGGATCCTGTCCTTTCTGAAAAAGAGGATCCCCTCGACGCTGAAGGTCTTCCTGGTGGCCCTGGCCATCATCGATGATCTCGGCGCCATAGTGGTGATCGCTTTGTTCTACGCAGCGGGGTTGTCGATACCGCACCTGGTGGCGGCCTTGGCGGTTTTCGCGCTGTTACTGGCCCTGAACCGTTTTGGATTGAGCAGGCTTTCCATCTTTTTGCCGGTTGGGCTGCTCATGTGGTACCTGATGCTGCAATCCGGTGTTCATGCCACCATCGCGGGGGTGCTCCTCGCCTTCGCGGTTCCGTTCCGCTCCGGGGACGGGGCATCTCCGTCATACAGGCTGCAGCACTTCCTGCACAAGCCGGTGGGCTTCGTCATCATGCCGCTGTTTGCTTTGGCCAATACAGGGCTTAGGCTCCCGGAGCGCTGGCTGGATTCGGTGGTGACGGCCAACAGCCTCGGCATCATGATGGGGTTGCTGATCGGGAAGCCTTTAGGGATATGGCTGTTCAGCTACCTGGCGGTCAGATGGAAGTTGTCCGCGCTGCCGGCCGGCGTACGCTGGAGGCATGTGGTGGGGGCGGGGATGCTTGGTGGCATCGGCTTTACCATGTCCATATTCATAACCACGCTCGCTTTCGAAGACGATCAACTCCTGATCGGCTCCAAACTTAGCATCCTGGTGGCTTCGGTGCTGGCAGGCGGGACCGGCTACCTGATTTTGAGGAACGGGACCGGGGCCAGGGTGAGATGA
- a CDS encoding TolB family protein, with protein sequence MKKTICLLIASLLIGSWCSAQDIPVKQISSGVGTRQFPDVYGNRVVWQDTRDGKADIYLYDIETGTETRITQGGDNHKKPRIYGNRIYWQDYRNGTSDIYMYDIAEGKEEPVVLSATPKVDLAVSDRYLAYTEMNEGKATVCLLDLMTRKEKRMEAGQAGQGFAALGIDYLAWKDERNDSGDIYLYDLPKGKEQRVTSNPEAQWSPSVYDNLVVWEDNRNKDVLPNYDIYLYDINSRQERRLTTSDANQRFPRIWGTKVAFVDNSKGELENIHVLDLVTGKETPLAGCSQDRYTPAIYGDYVVFSDLNGIYLADIGNSRR encoded by the coding sequence ATGAAGAAGACCATCTGCCTGCTCATCGCATCCCTGCTGATCGGCTCCTGGTGCAGCGCCCAGGACATCCCGGTCAAACAGATCAGCTCCGGAGTAGGCACCAGGCAGTTTCCCGACGTCTACGGAAACCGTGTGGTCTGGCAGGATACCCGCGACGGCAAGGCCGACATCTACCTCTATGACATTGAGACCGGCACGGAAACTCGGATCACCCAAGGTGGGGACAACCACAAGAAGCCCCGCATCTACGGCAACAGGATCTACTGGCAGGATTACCGCAACGGGACGTCGGACATCTACATGTACGACATCGCCGAGGGGAAGGAAGAGCCGGTAGTGCTTTCCGCCACTCCCAAGGTGGACCTGGCCGTATCGGATCGCTACCTGGCCTATACCGAGATGAACGAAGGCAAGGCGACGGTCTGCCTCCTTGATCTGATGACCAGGAAGGAAAAGCGCATGGAAGCCGGGCAGGCAGGCCAAGGTTTTGCCGCACTTGGAATCGACTACCTGGCCTGGAAGGATGAGCGTAACGATTCAGGAGATATCTACCTCTACGATCTGCCCAAAGGGAAGGAGCAGCGGGTGACTTCCAATCCGGAGGCCCAGTGGTCCCCCTCGGTCTACGACAACCTGGTGGTCTGGGAGGACAACCGCAACAAGGACGTGCTCCCCAACTACGACATCTACCTCTACGACATCAACAGCAGACAGGAGCGCAGGCTCACCACGAGCGACGCCAACCAGCGCTTCCCGCGCATATGGGGCACCAAGGTGGCGTTTGTCGACAACTCAAAGGGTGAACTGGAGAACATCCATGTCCTGGACCTGGTCACCGGAAAAGAGACCCCGCTCGCCGGCTGCAGCCAGGACCGGTACACGCCCGCAATCTACGGCGACTACGTTGTCTTCAGCGACTTGAACGGGATCTACCTTGCTGACATAGGCAACTCCAGGCGCTGA
- a CDS encoding nitroreductase family protein, translated as MLDFKVAKDKCTRCGLCVADCPAHVIDTADGYPLITAEKEAGCYRCEHCFAVCPTGAVSILGLDPGESTPLTGDWRPDSARLETLIKGRRSVRRYKPENLEPELMQRLLEVAWHAPTGVNTRQVRFTVIDDREKLAAFRDELLAGIKRLVRENALPEGLAFFADFVKLWEEQGVDVLFRGAPHLLVASVSSKAVSPLQDCIIALSYFELFAQANGVGTVWDGLAKIAIADLVPEAQATLGLPEDHTLGYCMAFGKPAVQYARTVQHRGALIHRV; from the coding sequence ATGCTCGATTTCAAGGTTGCCAAGGATAAATGTACCCGTTGCGGGCTGTGCGTAGCCGACTGTCCGGCCCACGTGATCGACACGGCGGACGGCTATCCGCTGATCACGGCAGAGAAGGAAGCCGGCTGCTACCGCTGCGAGCACTGTTTCGCGGTCTGCCCGACCGGCGCGGTTTCCATCCTGGGCCTGGACCCGGGGGAGAGCACGCCGCTCACCGGCGACTGGCGCCCGGACTCGGCGCGACTGGAGACCCTGATCAAGGGGCGGCGCTCGGTGCGTCGCTACAAGCCGGAGAACCTGGAGCCGGAACTTATGCAGCGGCTCCTCGAAGTGGCATGGCACGCGCCGACCGGGGTCAACACCCGGCAGGTCCGTTTCACCGTCATCGACGATCGCGAAAAACTGGCCGCCTTCCGCGACGAGCTCTTGGCAGGTATCAAGCGCCTGGTGCGGGAGAACGCCCTTCCCGAAGGACTCGCCTTCTTCGCCGATTTCGTGAAGCTCTGGGAGGAGCAGGGAGTGGACGTGCTGTTCCGTGGGGCGCCGCACCTGCTGGTGGCGTCGGTGTCGAGCAAGGCGGTATCGCCGCTGCAGGACTGCATAATCGCGCTCAGCTACTTCGAGCTTTTTGCCCAGGCCAACGGCGTCGGGACCGTCTGGGATGGATTGGCCAAGATCGCCATAGCCGACCTGGTGCCGGAAGCGCAGGCAACCCTGGGTCTTCCGGAGGATCATACCCTCGGCTACTGCATGGCCTTCGGCAAGCCTGCCGTCCAGTACGCCCGTACCGTGCAGCACCGCGGGGCGCTGATTCACCGGGTTTAG
- a CDS encoding GNAT family N-acetyltransferase: protein MTDEIEKMGKSLLRHDRRDGQAVLVHLDPGDAPGIVADLERVAISRGYTKVCARIAAAHARHFVAAGYQLEAAIPHFYGEGDTGCFMTRFFVKEQMLERAPMLRNAVLATTELQPPAPAVTLAEGGTLRLAQAADVDRVAALYGEVGVAKPAAVHDPRFLEAALNRGDLFLGVWVAEAPVAMCAAHLDAASGSGELAHFAVHPQHRGRGHALLLLQGMAQALSPLGVRLLWSAVRAYAPGINITFARGGYCYGGTLTNSTNIYGTLESVNVWYKALGDDPALAWSSVFPSSPA from the coding sequence ATGACAGACGAGATCGAAAAGATGGGGAAATCGCTTTTGCGCCATGACCGCCGTGACGGACAGGCGGTCCTTGTGCACCTCGATCCGGGGGACGCACCGGGCATCGTCGCCGACCTGGAGCGGGTGGCCATTTCCCGAGGGTACACCAAGGTATGCGCCAGGATTGCGGCGGCCCACGCCCGCCATTTCGTCGCAGCCGGTTACCAGCTGGAGGCGGCGATCCCGCACTTTTACGGCGAGGGCGACACCGGCTGTTTCATGACCAGATTCTTCGTCAAGGAGCAGATGCTGGAGCGGGCGCCGATGCTGCGCAACGCGGTCCTGGCTACCACCGAGTTGCAGCCCCCGGCCCCTGCAGTGACGCTGGCCGAAGGGGGGACGCTGCGGCTGGCCCAAGCGGCGGACGTTGACCGGGTGGCCGCCCTTTACGGCGAGGTGGGGGTGGCCAAGCCTGCCGCCGTCCACGACCCCCGTTTTTTGGAGGCCGCCCTGAACAGGGGGGATCTTTTTCTGGGGGTGTGGGTCGCAGAGGCCCCCGTCGCCATGTGCGCGGCACACCTCGACGCCGCCTCCGGCAGCGGCGAACTGGCCCACTTTGCGGTTCACCCGCAGCACCGGGGCCGGGGGCATGCCTTGCTGCTGCTGCAGGGCATGGCCCAGGCCTTGAGTCCGCTGGGGGTCAGGCTGCTGTGGTCGGCGGTGCGCGCCTACGCCCCCGGCATCAACATCACCTTTGCCAGGGGGGGGTACTGTTACGGCGGTACCCTCACCAACAGCACCAATATTTACGGTACCCTTGAGAGCGTCAATGTCTGGTACAAGGCACTGGGCGACGATCCGGCCCTCGCCTGGAGTTCGGTTTTTCCGTCGAGCCCGGCCTGA
- the otsB gene encoding trehalose-phosphatase translates to MPSYLFQFEELAAFTHHVAADTLFAFDLDGTLAPIVADYGQARVAKPVRGVLQRLMGLAKVAIITGRSRQDAIGILGFQPHLVIGNHGAEWPGQNSGRRWELVQLCLKWRDRLHTALFYEPGVEIEFKGESLSLHYRKSEDPQRALMMINAAIEDLDPAPRTIGGKYVVNVVPAEALGKGEALAAALEQLGCSRAIYFGDDETDEDVFRMARGDIFGVHVGRNDQSAATYYLNQQSEILGLLNSIVGVLESCCESGPECADG, encoded by the coding sequence ATGCCCAGTTACCTCTTCCAGTTTGAAGAACTCGCAGCTTTCACCCACCACGTGGCGGCGGACACCCTGTTCGCCTTCGACCTGGACGGCACCCTCGCCCCCATCGTCGCGGACTACGGCCAAGCGAGGGTTGCCAAGCCGGTGCGCGGGGTCCTGCAGCGCCTGATGGGATTGGCCAAGGTAGCGATCATCACCGGTAGATCGCGCCAGGATGCCATCGGCATCCTCGGATTCCAGCCGCACCTCGTGATCGGAAACCATGGGGCGGAATGGCCGGGACAAAATAGCGGGCGGCGCTGGGAGCTGGTCCAGCTTTGCCTCAAGTGGCGGGACCGCCTGCACACGGCGCTTTTCTACGAGCCGGGGGTGGAGATCGAGTTCAAGGGGGAGTCGCTGAGCCTGCATTACCGCAAGAGCGAGGACCCGCAGCGCGCATTGATGATGATCAATGCGGCCATCGAGGACCTCGATCCGGCACCACGCACCATTGGCGGGAAATACGTGGTGAACGTCGTTCCCGCGGAGGCCTTGGGCAAAGGCGAGGCGCTGGCGGCTGCCCTGGAGCAACTGGGCTGCTCCAGGGCAATCTACTTCGGCGACGACGAAACCGACGAGGATGTCTTCAGGATGGCGCGGGGCGACATCTTCGGTGTGCATGTCGGCAGGAACGACCAGTCGGCCGCGACCTATTACCTCAACCAGCAGTCCGAGATACTGGGACTGCTCAATTCCATCGTAGGTGTCCTGGAGTCGTGCTGCGAAAGCGGGCCCGAATGCGCGGACGGCTGA
- a CDS encoding tetratricopeptide repeat protein: MSQIFLRRSLQAGLILLAFLCMGFTWGGKDKCTEAREAVDKIAPETPAAERAETEKKVHALCRDGAAALYLKAVSLEADGKSDEAMAAYRDAFAKDRQLLQAQGRLGLLLLAKGNREEASVPLFEASRQSGDPRYTRALADIFLEGKLYALALSQYLAAQPAFADDVNLFLGLARSYTGLGDQQHALASLQEALRLQPTNVTVQLELAALYQETRHYDQAAAHLREAIREDPGNANAHFRLAQLLEVTGKREEAEQEYARAGVQRTVTVADHLKRAARYEGAGDLALAAAEYTALLVKNPDTAGVREKLGDAQMAAGRDAEAISAYEDALRRKEDSTRLRYHLGTLYERKGDLDEAVANFAAALRLDQGNSEARRRLADIRTLRGELDEAIASYRELVSRQTDNPINYLKLARLLEKRHAYKEAAAAYDKALSLDSSNSEAHRSVAFLLLRMKQPEPAEHHLRDALKLDPANAQARDALISLLVKQKRYDDVVVLLEEDAQLNPQSADSQYRLGVVYAFKRQDDKALQQFDAALKIKPDHARALNARGKIFLKQGDQEKAKEAFAAARAADPDLLEPVELWSKLNVTSKKHIEKKKSHEGKQRARSRKKSEPKKISSKKRSKSKR; the protein is encoded by the coding sequence ATGAGCCAAATATTTTTACGCCGGTCCCTACAGGCCGGCCTGATCCTGCTCGCCTTTCTTTGCATGGGCTTCACTTGGGGCGGCAAGGATAAGTGCACCGAAGCGCGGGAAGCCGTTGACAAAATAGCACCCGAAACCCCGGCAGCCGAGCGGGCCGAAACTGAAAAGAAGGTCCACGCGCTTTGCCGCGACGGAGCAGCGGCACTGTACCTCAAGGCGGTTTCCCTTGAGGCAGACGGAAAAAGTGACGAGGCAATGGCTGCCTACCGCGACGCTTTTGCCAAGGATCGTCAACTCCTCCAGGCCCAGGGGCGCCTCGGGCTCTTGCTGCTGGCCAAAGGGAACCGCGAAGAGGCATCGGTACCCCTTTTCGAGGCGTCCAGGCAGTCCGGCGACCCGCGCTACACCCGCGCCCTTGCCGACATATTCCTGGAAGGGAAGCTGTACGCGCTGGCCCTGAGCCAGTACCTCGCGGCCCAGCCTGCCTTTGCCGACGACGTCAACCTCTTCCTCGGGCTCGCCCGCAGCTACACCGGCCTGGGCGATCAGCAGCACGCGCTGGCATCGCTACAGGAGGCCCTGCGCCTGCAACCAACCAACGTAACGGTCCAACTCGAATTGGCCGCCCTGTACCAAGAGACTCGCCATTACGACCAGGCGGCTGCTCACCTGCGCGAGGCGATCCGCGAGGATCCGGGCAACGCCAATGCTCATTTCAGGCTGGCACAGCTTCTGGAGGTGACGGGCAAGCGGGAAGAGGCCGAGCAGGAATACGCGCGAGCCGGGGTGCAGCGCACCGTCACGGTAGCCGACCACCTCAAGCGGGCCGCGAGATACGAGGGTGCCGGCGACCTCGCGCTGGCCGCCGCCGAGTACACGGCGCTGCTGGTTAAGAATCCGGACACGGCGGGGGTACGGGAGAAGCTGGGTGACGCCCAAATGGCGGCCGGTCGGGATGCCGAAGCGATCTCGGCCTACGAAGACGCCCTGCGGCGGAAGGAGGATTCCACCCGGCTGCGCTACCACCTGGGCACTCTCTACGAGCGCAAGGGGGATCTCGATGAGGCAGTGGCCAACTTCGCAGCCGCGCTGCGGCTCGACCAGGGCAATAGCGAGGCCCGCAGGCGGCTGGCAGACATCCGCACTCTGCGCGGCGAGTTGGATGAAGCCATCGCTTCCTACCGCGAACTCGTGTCCCGGCAGACGGACAACCCCATCAACTACCTGAAGCTCGCCCGACTGCTGGAGAAACGACACGCGTACAAGGAGGCGGCGGCCGCCTATGACAAGGCGCTCTCCCTCGACTCGTCCAACAGCGAGGCCCATCGCAGCGTCGCGTTCCTGCTACTGCGCATGAAGCAGCCCGAACCGGCGGAGCACCACCTGCGCGACGCCCTGAAGCTCGACCCGGCTAATGCACAGGCACGCGACGCGCTGATCTCGCTCCTCGTGAAACAGAAGCGTTACGATGACGTCGTCGTTCTGCTGGAAGAGGATGCGCAGCTCAACCCGCAAAGCGCCGACAGCCAGTACCGCCTGGGGGTCGTCTATGCTTTCAAGCGGCAAGACGACAAGGCTCTGCAGCAGTTCGACGCCGCGCTGAAGATAAAACCCGATCACGCCCGGGCACTGAACGCGCGAGGGAAGATCTTCCTCAAGCAGGGCGACCAGGAAAAGGCGAAGGAGGCGTTCGCTGCCGCCAGAGCGGCCGACCCGGACCTACTGGAGCCGGTCGAACTGTGGAGCAAGCTGAACGTTACCAGCAAAAAGCACATCGAGAAGAAGAAATCACATGAAGGGAAGCAGAGGGCGAGATCCAGGAAGAAGAGCGAACCCAAAAAGATCAGCTCGAAGAAAAGATCGAAGTCCAAACGGTGA
- a CDS encoding YiiX/YebB-like N1pC/P60 family cysteine hydrolase, which translates to MKLRLYILLSLLVTFSCALPVQAGDSLKDLAQKGLCSEGESNKTCAGHFLAAHGCGKASVEQGLTRELTEFRTLAEEALSLRAETIKTGLRIKQEMDQGKPLTGDDLAMINQGIIQHMALRQKLLALAEAHECWLDAGDKELTALGVTQESRLKGVMLSLSSALVLYDNYLLAVSLFEGDSKLRRILNERDPGYAVRSAELAKVTMSYDSISNRQRVRKAIKFYEKQIRKSPFSSDTLAMDYVSTLIKQSPSYDMVKKWSPFYVVGRKLGFFGAVTTDTVLGLEREGTSLFSMIFGNAVGLVETRKGKLYGREDVRAEVQKTLQAGDILLEKTPFRLTDKLIPGYWGHAAVWTGSEAELKELGIWDHPVVRPYQEQIRSGHEVVEALRSGVEMNTMQHFLNIDSIGILRKTGATRSDRANMVIQALRQVGKPYDFNFDVESKGRVYCSKLVYLSYSGIDWPTKKSLGRTTFTPDDVAIKAVKGGSLQLVTFYHEGSRVTGNQLDTMAKLMGVNNGSQAAR; encoded by the coding sequence ATGAAACTTCGGCTCTACATCCTGCTCTCGCTCCTTGTCACCTTTTCCTGCGCCCTCCCCGTCCAGGCCGGCGACTCGCTCAAAGACCTGGCCCAGAAGGGGCTTTGCAGCGAAGGCGAGTCCAATAAAACCTGTGCCGGGCACTTCCTGGCCGCGCACGGCTGCGGCAAGGCGTCGGTGGAGCAGGGGCTGACCAGGGAGCTGACGGAGTTCCGCACCTTGGCGGAAGAAGCGCTTTCGCTGCGGGCGGAGACCATCAAGACCGGCCTGCGCATCAAACAGGAGATGGACCAGGGCAAGCCGCTTACCGGGGACGACCTCGCCATGATCAACCAGGGGATCATCCAGCATATGGCGCTGCGCCAGAAGCTTCTGGCCCTGGCCGAGGCGCACGAATGCTGGCTCGACGCCGGCGACAAGGAGCTGACCGCGCTGGGGGTGACCCAGGAGAGCCGGCTGAAAGGAGTCATGCTCTCGCTCTCTTCGGCCCTGGTTCTCTACGACAACTACCTGCTCGCTGTTTCCCTGTTCGAGGGAGACAGCAAGTTGCGCCGCATCCTGAACGAACGTGACCCAGGCTACGCGGTGAGGAGCGCCGAGCTCGCCAAGGTGACCATGAGCTACGACTCCATCTCCAACCGGCAAAGGGTGCGCAAGGCCATCAAGTTCTACGAGAAGCAGATCCGCAAATCCCCCTTCTCGTCCGACACGCTGGCCATGGACTACGTCTCCACGCTGATCAAGCAGAGCCCCTCCTACGACATGGTGAAGAAGTGGTCGCCGTTTTACGTGGTGGGTCGCAAGCTCGGTTTCTTCGGAGCCGTGACCACCGACACGGTGCTCGGGCTGGAGCGGGAAGGGACCAGCCTGTTCAGCATGATCTTCGGCAACGCGGTGGGACTGGTCGAGACCCGCAAGGGGAAGCTCTACGGGCGCGAGGACGTTCGGGCGGAGGTGCAGAAGACGCTGCAGGCGGGTGACATCCTGCTGGAAAAGACGCCGTTTAGGCTGACCGACAAGCTGATCCCCGGGTATTGGGGGCATGCTGCGGTCTGGACCGGGAGCGAGGCGGAGCTGAAGGAATTGGGGATCTGGGATCACCCGGTGGTGCGTCCCTACCAGGAGCAGATCAGAAGCGGGCATGAGGTGGTCGAGGCGCTGCGTTCCGGTGTCGAGATGAACACCATGCAGCACTTCCTCAATATCGACAGCATCGGCATCCTGCGCAAGACCGGTGCCACCCGTTCCGACCGTGCCAACATGGTGATCCAGGCGTTGCGCCAGGTGGGCAAGCCTTACGACTTCAACTTCGACGTGGAGTCCAAAGGGCGGGTCTACTGCTCCAAGCTCGTTTACCTGAGCTACAGCGGGATCGACTGGCCCACCAAGAAATCGCTCGGGCGCACCACCTTTACGCCGGACGACGTGGCCATCAAGGCGGTCAAGGGGGGCTCGCTGCAACTGGTCACCTTCTATCACGAGGGGAGCAGGGTTACGGGGAACCAGCTGGATACCATGGCCAAGCTGATGGGAGTCAATAACGGGAGTCAGGCGGCACGATGA
- the pal gene encoding peptidoglycan-associated lipoprotein Pal gives MKKTLKRLAPVLCTGVFIFSGCAKQQAVKSDQPVAPSATTQQAAPAKVQAPAAPQQAMPMTTALPATSIKAEPIQSQPAALTNNEAALAGALEKIYFDFDSDVLSDAARKTLTENYAKLKATPNVKIRIEGNCDERGSDEYNLALSERRAQSAMKYLVSLGIPASRLSTIGYGEEKPAVAGHDEAAWAKNRRDEFSINK, from the coding sequence ATGAAAAAAACTCTGAAACGACTGGCACCGGTCCTTTGCACCGGCGTATTCATCTTTAGCGGCTGCGCTAAACAGCAGGCGGTCAAGTCCGACCAGCCCGTCGCACCTTCGGCGACCACCCAGCAGGCGGCGCCCGCCAAGGTCCAGGCACCCGCTGCGCCGCAACAGGCAATGCCGATGACGACCGCGCTCCCCGCTACCAGCATCAAGGCGGAGCCGATCCAGTCGCAGCCCGCGGCACTGACCAACAACGAGGCCGCCCTCGCCGGCGCGCTGGAAAAAATCTACTTCGATTTCGACTCCGACGTGCTGAGCGATGCCGCCAGGAAGACCCTGACCGAAAACTACGCCAAGCTGAAGGCGACGCCCAACGTGAAGATCCGGATCGAGGGGAACTGCGACGAGCGTGGCTCGGATGAGTACAACCTGGCACTCAGCGAGCGCCGCGCCCAGTCTGCGATGAAATACCTGGTGTCCCTGGGCATCCCCGCCAGCCGCCTCTCCACCATCGGCTACGGCGAAGAGAAGCCCGCCGTGGCCGGCCACGACGAGGCCGCCTGGGCCAAGAACAGGCGCGACGAGTTCAGCATCAACAAATAG
- a CDS encoding winged helix-turn-helix transcriptional regulator has product MTFRDREYKCGIDVTLALVGGKWKASILWHLAQETMRFSDLQRQFSDTTRKMLTQQLRELETDGLVHRKVYPQVPPKVEYSLTEQGRTIFPILEMMCDWGRNYAQAGNPL; this is encoded by the coding sequence ATGACGTTTCGGGACAGGGAGTACAAGTGTGGCATCGACGTGACGCTGGCGCTGGTCGGGGGGAAGTGGAAGGCGTCCATACTCTGGCACCTGGCACAGGAGACCATGCGTTTCTCCGATCTGCAGCGCCAGTTCTCCGACACCACCAGAAAGATGCTCACCCAGCAGTTGCGCGAACTCGAGACGGACGGACTCGTTCACCGCAAGGTCTACCCGCAGGTTCCGCCCAAGGTGGAGTATTCGCTGACCGAGCAGGGGCGAACCATCTTCCCCATCCTGGAGATGATGTGCGACTGGGGACGCAACTACGCCCAGGCCGGTAATCCGCTCTAG
- a CDS encoding flavodoxin family protein produces MKVVAFNGSPNKEGNTYHAIKLVTAELEQEGIETEIVHVGNKAIRGCIACYQCVKNQDEQCAIKDEVNEWVQKMKEADAIIIGSPVHYSGVGGTMKSFLDRAFFVAGVNGGLLRHKVGAAVVAVRRSGGVTTFDELNHFLNYSEMLLPTSNYWNVIHGRTPGEALQDGEGVQIMRVLGKNMVWLLKLLENGKGVVPEPEREAKVMTNFIR; encoded by the coding sequence ATGAAAGTCGTCGCATTCAACGGCAGCCCCAACAAGGAAGGGAACACCTATCACGCCATCAAGCTTGTGACGGCGGAACTGGAGCAAGAGGGGATCGAGACCGAGATCGTCCACGTGGGCAACAAGGCGATCCGCGGCTGTATCGCCTGTTACCAGTGCGTGAAGAATCAGGACGAGCAGTGCGCCATCAAGGACGAGGTGAACGAGTGGGTCCAGAAGATGAAGGAGGCTGACGCAATTATCATCGGCTCCCCGGTGCACTACTCCGGCGTAGGCGGCACCATGAAATCCTTCCTGGACCGTGCCTTCTTCGTTGCCGGTGTCAACGGCGGCCTGTTGCGTCACAAGGTGGGCGCGGCGGTCGTGGCGGTGCGCCGCTCCGGCGGGGTCACCACCTTCGACGAATTGAACCACTTCCTTAACTATTCCGAGATGCTCTTGCCGACCTCCAACTACTGGAATGTCATCCACGGCAGGACGCCGGGCGAGGCGCTGCAGGACGGCGAAGGGGTGCAGATCATGCGCGTGCTGGGTAAGAACATGGTCTGGCTCCTGAAGCTTTTGGAAAACGGCAAAGGCGTCGTACCCGAGCCGGAGCGTGAAGCGAAGGTAATGACCAACTTCATCAGGTAA